The following proteins come from a genomic window of Alosa sapidissima isolate fAloSap1 chromosome 20, fAloSap1.pri, whole genome shotgun sequence:
- the kdm3b gene encoding lysine-specific demethylase 3B isoform X3, translating into MGDSLGLIGKRLLLLLNDGGSTGGTEMDQASWLRGTVRAVSVIGLASPGVEVFVEFQDCTWRQRSWVRVYGDEVRAVLVESTIVWATHTDPSSGSGATIAWPALAFQPLVDRVGLGSLVPVEFFGNSKALEFLPDGNSLQMFEIEKDIRHSTLKDQPSVQAAISSWHSDCELQEILRKGSYTIQGRRVQVYQPEFNEAWAIGLVSQHDPLSHIMEITMDQGGETQVVDPRVMHVMLLEEYENQGGIPGWSGKESDGGKGERRRRTASEDEEDVTLKRFKSAREGSADGQNGSGSGKDEGMLTRGGDAFGRIEAKEGVGGGGGGDGGGGGLNSISSTSEAPLHQNQDLNDSSSLQDHADIRLPVKENGRAPMVQERTVSSGSLTPAASTSTPTPPPLKPAPSHFSNTFPPLGQMPSLVPGAPAPKSSAPSPVTDRDESYPKTAALVSPGPVTINSPSQTNAPSVALSQPFGQKPSGWTTPALGAAATENSKTPALTPSGFRAPQSKQQPSSVFGELGAQTNGSTQENRPFGFSFAGQQEQKQPDSDPSQNLFFQCMAQTKAPSPSQAQSQSKDTNYFTAISESLNKEPPSLFKPSASSDASKKPVLSSPAQGLFGSTPLKEQPKASEAQPAGNGVVPTKTFGTGTDNMPKHTPAFSGGIGSATPFGTGSLQNIGGLGNPSSSGLASSNSGIRSGNGNNVVGGLGLLTGSKSSDTAHQNLFLQSSGESTNPFLACGGFPHASFSGGTTLQQQPPAVSASTPSSTLTALPPATSGVVAAGEEGKSNLFTMAEPPKGILPSPFGAANSSSASVPANTFTQMPKCTTNAQQVAKPAKEGAEAGSGMLGGSSEGMFGSDKSKTTSSFPPFGAARANDATALPFEQSAQQKFTLEERGQSSKRDSDSSTNSDLSDLSETEEAPGQTPKQGPQGPTDESALLMQKNKSQVAVKGRPRNKPFKVGQSVLKDMTKLRRLKQSGEAFLQDGSCINVAPHLHKCRECRLERYRKSREQESDDDDPNVACRFFHFRRLAFTKKGVLRVEGFLSPQHSDNMAMGLWLPSAAVKEGLDLDTSKYILANVGDQFCQLVMSEKEAMMMVEPHQKVAWKRAVRGVREMCDVCETTLFNIHWVCRKCGFGVCLDCYRMRKNRPPEEDVDSPEDEVFAWLKCAKGQPHEPQNLMPTQIIPGTALYNIGDMVHSARGKWGIKANCPCTNRHTKPLVRPSAPNGLSQTGSTPATGNGTATTPRPEGGESTASTPTPASIKIEPGTEGGGTEGAGDPSSSNSNSTALTTGTKETAPGNPSSALHWLADLATQKAKEETKDSSSLRSMMGRDSRPPFGLDCFNTLSKPSGSNPKLFNSLLLGSSPTQPKAEGSSLRDLLNSGPGKLSQGTGDGGVPFPSVFSTSSTSDKNKGGLPNILDHIIASVVETKKTEGRRVAGGPSEASETPVVPRREGVMGLSVLDPHTSHTWLCDGRLLCLQDPSNGNNWKIFRECWKQGQPVLVSGIHKRLKGGLWRPEAFSEEFGDQDVDLVNCRNCAIISDVKVREFWDGFQVISKRLKGVDGQPMVLKLKDWPPGEDFRDMMPTRFDDLMDNLPLPEYTKRDGRLNLASRLPNFFVRPDLGPKMYNAYGLISSEDRKVGTTNLHLDVSDAVNVMVYVGIPEDEGNHEKEADLAGRKEVMTTIEEGDVDEMTKRRVYEAKEKPGALWHIYAAKDAEKIRELLRKVGEEQGQENPPDHDPIHDQSWYLDQNLRRRLYEEYGVQGWAIVQFLGDAVFIPAGAPHQVHNLYSCIKVAEDFVSPEHVKHCFRLTQEFRHLSTTHTNHEDKLQVKNIIYHAVKDAVGTLKAHEPKLARS; encoded by the exons aTGGGGGACTCTTTAGGTCTCATCGGGAAGCGACTGCTGCTGCTTCTCAATGATGGGGGATCCACGGGCGGAACTGAAATGGACCAGGCCTCTTGGCTGCGAGGAACAGTGCGGGCTGTCAGCGTTATTGGCTTGGCCAGTCCTGGGGTAGAG GTGTTTGTTGAATTTCAAGACTGCACCTGGAGACAGAGGTCATGGGTGAGGGTGTATGGTGACGAGGTCCGTGCTGTCTTGGTGGAGAGCACCATTGTGTGGGCGACGCACACTGATCCCTCTTCTGGAAGTGGTGCCACAATTGCCTGGCCAGCATTG GCATTCCAACCACTCGTAGACCGTGTAGGGTTGGGGTCTCTGGTTCCGGTGGAGTTCTTTGGGAACAGCAAAGCCTTGGAGTTTCTCCCTGATGGAAATTCACTGCAAATGTTTGAG ATTGAGAAAGATATCAGGCACTCTACTCTGAAAGATCAGCCCTCTGTACAGGCAGCCATATCCAGCTGGCACAGTGACTGTGAGCTTCAGGAGATACTGAGAAAAG GATCCTACACCATACAAGGGCGCAGGGTTCAGGTATATCAGCCTGAGTTCAATGAAGCCTGGGCAATCGGGCTTGTCTCTCAACAcgaccctctctcacacatcaTGGAAATCACCATGGACCAG GGTGGAGAAACGCAGGTGGTTGATCCCAGAGTGATGCACGTGATGCTTCTTGAGGAATATGAG AATCAGGGTGGGATTCCGGGCTGGTCGGGGAAGGAGAGCGATGGTGGAAAAGGTGAACGCCGAAGGAGGACGGCCTCCGAGGACGAAGAGGACGTCACCCTGAAAAGGTTCAAAAGTGCCAGGGAAGGAAGCGCTGATGGACAGAATGGGAGCGGCAGTGGAAAGGATGAGGGCATGCTTACTCGAGGAGGAGATGCGTTCGGAAGAATTGAGGCAAAGGAAGGGGTGGGTGGAGGAGGCGGGggcgatggaggaggaggaggactaaacagcatcagcagcacTTCTGAGGCACCTCTGCATCAGAATCAAGATCTTAATGACTCCTCCTCACTACAGGATCATGCTGACATACGCCTTCCCGTGAAAGAGAACGGCCGGGCACCGATGGTCCAGGAGCGCACTGTGTCTTCTGGAAGCTTGACGCCAGCTGCTTCAACCTCTACTCCTACCCCGCCACCCCTCAAGCCAGCACCCTCGCATTTCTCCAATACCTTCCCTCCTTTGGGACAAATGCCCAGTTTGGTGCCTGGCGCCCCTGCCCCCAAGTCTTCTGCCCCTTCTCCAGTTACAGACCGAGATGAGTCATACCCCAAAACTGCTGCGCTGGTCTCTCCTGGTCCAGTCACCATCAACTCTCCATCACAAACAAACGCACCCAGTGTGGCGCTCTCGCAGCCTTTCGGCCAGAAGCCCTCTGGCTGGACAACGCCAGCTTTAGGAGCAGCTGCAACGGAG aattCCAAGACACCTGCCCTTACTCCTTCAGGGTTCCGTGCCCCTCAGTCCAAGCAGCAGCCTAGCTCTGTGTTTGGAGAGCTGGGTGCCCAGACTAATGGATCTACCCAAGAGAACCGGCCTTTTGGATTCTCCTTCGCTGGCCAGCAGGAGCAAAAGCAACCGGACTCGGACCCGTCTCAGAACTTATTCTTTCAGTGCATGGCGCAGACCAAGGCTCCGAGCCCCAGTCAGGCCCAGAGTCAGTCGAAGGACACCAATTACTTCACTGCCATCTCGGAGAGCTTGAACAAGGAGCCCCCGAGTTTGTTCAAACCCTCTGCTTCCTCAGACGCCTCCAAAAAACCTGTCTTAAGTTCTCCAGCCCAAGGACTTTTTGGGTCAACTCCGCTCAAAGAGCAACCGAAAGCTTCTGAAGCCCAACCAGCTGGCAACGGTGTGGTACCTACAAAGACTTTTGGCACAGGCACAGACAACATGCCTAAACACACGCCTGCCTTCTCTGGAGGCATTGGGAGCGCTACGCCCTTTGGCACTGGGAGTCTTCAGAATATAGGAGGACTTGGTAACCCGAGTTCCAGTGGACTTGCAAGCAGCAATAGTGGGATCAGGAGCGGTAACGGTAATAACGTAGTTGGCGGATTGGGCTTGCTCACCGGCAGCAAGTCCTCGGACACTGCCCATCAGAACCTTTTCCTGCAGTCGTCCGGCGAGTCCACCAATCCTTTCCTCGCGTGCGGAGGCTTCCCTCACGCCTCCTTCAGTGGGGGGACGACACTCCAACAGCAGCCCCCTGCAGTTTCTGCGTCTACCCCCTCGTCCACCCTCACAGCCCTGCCCCCAGCCACTTCTGGGGTGGTGGCAGCTGGAGAGGAGGGCAAGTCCAACCTTTTCACCATGGCCGAGCCCCCCAAGGGCATCCTACCCTCCCCGTTTGGGGCAGCCAATTCGTCCTCCGCTTCGGTCCCCGCCAACACCTTCACCCAAATGCCTAAATGTACAACGAACGCACAACAGGTGGCTAAACCCGCCAAGGAAGGCGCAGAGGCAGGTTCTGGGATGCTTGGTGGCTCAAGCGAAGGGATGTTCGGCAGCGACAAATCGAAGACCACATCTAGCTTCCCTCCGTTTGGGGCTGCTAGGGCTAACGACGCAACGGCGTTGCCTTTCGAGCAGTCGGCACAGCAGAAGTTCACTCTGGAGGAACGGGGTCAGTCCTCCAAGCGCGACTCGGACTCGAGCACCAACAGCGACCTGTCGGACCTGAGCGAGACGGAGGAGGCTCCTGGCCAGACCCCAAAGCAGGGTCCTCAGGGTCCCACGGATGAGAGTGCTCTGCTAATGCAGAAGAACAAGAGCCAAGTGGCGGTCAAGGGCAGGCCTCGCAACAAGCCTTTCAAAG TGGGCCAGTCGGTGCTGAAGGACATGACGAAGCTGCGTCGCCTGAAACAGTCGGGCGAGGCCTTCCTGCAGGACGGCTCCTGCATCAATGTCGCCCCCCACCTGCACAAGTGCCGCGAGTGCCGCCTGGAGCGCTACAGGAAGTCCCGGGAGCAGGAGTCGGACGATGACGATCCGAACGTGGCCTGCCGTTTCTTTCACTTCCGCAG GCTAGCCTTCACAAAGAAAGGCGTCTTGCGAGTGGAGGGCTTCCTCAGCCCTCAGCACAGTGACAACATGGCCATGGGTCTGTGGCTGCCATCAGCAGCAGTGAAAGAGGGCCTGGACCTGGACACCTCCAAGTACATCCTGGCCAATGTCGGAGACCAGTTCTGCCAGCTGGTCATGTCGGAGAAGGAAGcaatgatgatggtggagcCGCATC AGAAAGTGGCGTGGAAGAGAGCAGTgcgaggagtgagagagatgtgtgacGTGTGCGAGACGACCCTCTTCAACATCCACTGGGTATGCCGCAAATGTGGCTTCGGTGTTTGCCTTGACTGTTACCGAATGCGGAAGAATCGCCCACCTGAAG aagaCGTTGACAGCCCTGAAGATGAGGTGTTTGCGTGGTTAAAGTGTGCAAAGGGGCAGCCCCACGAACCACAGAACCTCATGCCCACACAGATCATCCCAGGCACAG cttTGTACAACATTGGGGACATGGTCCACTCAGCGCGAGGGAAGTGGGGAATTAAAGCGAACTGCCCCTGCACCAATCGGCACACTAAGCCTTTAGTACGTCCCAGTGCCCCAAATGGTCTTTCACAG actGGTTCAACGCCCGCTACAGGTAACGGGACGGCCACCACACCTCGACCAGAGGGTGGAGAATCAACGGCGTCAACGCCAACGCCGGCATCCATCAAAATAGAGCCCGGTACAGAGGGTGGGGGCACGGAAGGCGCAGGGGACCCCAGCAgtagcaacagcaacagcaccgCCCTGACGACCGGGACCAAGGAGACCGCTCCCGGCAACCCCTCGTCCGCACTCCACTGGTTGGCCGACCTCGCCACACAGAAGGCCAAAGAAGAGACGAAAG attccagctcgctGCGCTCGATGATGGGGCGTGACTCACGGCCGCCCTTCGGCCTGGACTGCTTCAACACCCTGTCCAAGCCCTCGGGCTCCAACCCCAAGCTCTTCAACAGCCTGCTGCTTGGCTCCAGTCCCACCCAGCCCAAGGCGGAGGGCTCCAGCCTCCGAGACCTGCTCAACTCCGGCCCTGGCAAGCTCTCACAGGGCACGGGCGATGGCGGGGTGCCCTTCCCCTCCgtcttctccacctcctccacg AGTGATAAAAATAAGGGTGGCCTTCCCAACATTCTGGACCACATCATCGCCTCGGTGGTGGAGACCAAGAAGACCGAGGGCCGGCGGGTGGCCGGAGGGCCGTCCGAGGCCAGTGAGACTCCCGTGGTGCCGCGGAGGGAGGGGGTGATGGGCCTGAGCGTGCTGGACCCCCACACCTCCCACACGTGGCTGTGTGATGGACGCCTGCTCTGCCTGCAGGACCCCAGCAACGGCAACAACTGGAAGATCTTCCGCGAGTGCTGGAAACAAGGCCAG CCGGTGCTGGTGTCCGGGATCCACAAGAGGCTGAAGGGTGGCCTGTGGCGCCCAGAGGCGTTCAGCGAGGAGTTTGGCGACCAGGATGTCGACCTGGTCAACTGCCGGAACTGCGCCATCATCTCCGATGTCAAGGTCCGGGAATTCTGGGATGGCTTCCAAGTGATCTCCA agCGATTGAAAGGGGTAGACGGGCAGCCCATGGTGCTGAAATTGAAAGATTGGCCCCCGGGGGAGGACTTCAGGGACATGATGCCCACAAG gTTTGATGACCTGATGGACAACCTTCCCCTCCCAGAGTACACAAAGAGAGACGGGAGACTCAATCTGGCTTCACGGCTTCCCAATTTCTTTGTGCGGCCTGATTTGGGGCCCAAGATGTACAATGCCTATG GTCTGATCTCGTCGGAGGACAGAAAGGTGGGCACCACCAATCTGCATCTCGATGTGTCTGATGCAGTAAACGTGATGGTGTACGTGGGCATCCCTGAAGATGAGGGGAATCATGAGAAAG AAGCAGACCTGGCTGGACGCAAAG AGGTAATGACCACAATTGAGGAGGGTGATGTGGACGAGATGACCAAGAGGCGAGTGTACGAGGCCAAGGAGAAGCCTGGCGCCCTCTGGCACATCTACGCCGCTAAGGATGCGGAGAAGATTCGCGAGCTCCTACGAAAG GTGGGAGAGGAGCAAGGCCAGGAGAATCCTCCAGACCATGACCCTATCCACGACCAGAGCTGGTACCTGGATCAGAACCTACGCCGCAGGCTCTATGAAGAGTATGGGGTCCAAGGCTGGGCCATTGTTCAATTCTTAGGAGACGCTGTCTTCATCCCAGCTGGGGCGCCACATCAG GTGCACAATCTGTACAGTTGTATAAAGGTGGCGGAGGACTTTGTGTCGCCGGAGCATGTGAAACACTGCTTCAGGCTAACGCAGGAGTTCCGCCACttgtccaccacacacaccaaccacgaGGACAAGCTACAG GTGAAGAACATCATCTACCATGCTGTGAAGGATGCTGTGGGAACACTGAAAGCCCATGAACCCAAGCTGGCGCGGTCATAG
- the kdm3b gene encoding lysine-specific demethylase 3B isoform X2, whose product MGDSLGLIGKRLLLLLNDGGSTGGTEMDQASWLRGTVRAVSVIGLASPGVEVSPGEGTTTTAASGLTVFVEFQDCTWRQRSWVRVYGDEVRAVLVESTIVWATHTDPSSGSGATIAWPALAFQPLVDRVGLGSLVPVEFFGNSKALEFLPDGNSLQMFEIEKDIRHSTLKDQPSVQAAISSWHSDCELQEILRKGSYTIQGRRVQVYQPEFNEAWAIGLVSQHDPLSHIMEITMDQGGETQVVDPRVMHVMLLEEYENQGGIPGWSGKESDGGKGERRRRTASEDEEDVTLKRFKSAREGSADGQNGSGSGKDEGMLTRGGDAFGRIEAKEGVGGGGGGDGGGGGLNSISSTSEAPLHQNQDLNDSSSLQDHADIRLPVKENGRAPMVQERTVSSGSLTPAASTSTPTPPPLKPAPSHFSNTFPPLGQMPSLVPGAPAPKSSAPSPVTDRDESYPKTAALVSPGPVTINSPSQTNAPSVALSQPFGQKPSGWTTPALGAAATENSKTPALTPSGFRAPQSKQQPSSVFGELGAQTNGSTQENRPFGFSFAGQQEQKQPDSDPSQNLFFQCMAQTKAPSPSQAQSQSKDTNYFTAISESLNKEPPSLFKPSASSDASKKPVLSSPAQGLFGSTPLKEQPKASEAQPAGNGVVPTKTFGTGTDNMPKHTPAFSGGIGSATPFGTGSLQNIGGLGNPSSSGLASSNSGIRSGNGNNVVGGLGLLTGSKSSDTAHQNLFLQSSGESTNPFLACGGFPHASFSGGTTLQQQPPAVSASTPSSTLTALPPATSGVVAAGEEGKSNLFTMAEPPKGILPSPFGAANSSSASVPANTFTQMPKCTTNAQQVAKPAKEGAEAGSGMLGGSSEGMFGSDKSKTTSSFPPFGAARANDATALPFEQSAQQKFTLEERGQSSKRDSDSSTNSDLSDLSETEEAPGQTPKQGPQGPTDESALLMQKNKSQVAVKGRPRNKPFKVGQSVLKDMTKLRRLKQSGEAFLQDGSCINVAPHLHKCRECRLERYRKSREQESDDDDPNVACRFFHFRRLAFTKKGVLRVEGFLSPQHSDNMAMGLWLPSAAVKEGLDLDTSKYILANVGDQFCQLVMSEKEAMMMVEPHQKVAWKRAVRGVREMCDVCETTLFNIHWVCRKCGFGVCLDCYRMRKNRPPEEDVDSPEDEVFAWLKCAKGQPHEPQNLMPTQIIPGTALYNIGDMVHSARGKWGIKANCPCTNRHTKPLVRPSAPNGLSQTGSTPATGNGTATTPRPEGGESTASTPTPASIKIEPGTEGGGTEGAGDPSSSNSNSTALTTGTKETAPGNPSSALHWLADLATQKAKEETKDSSSLRSMMGRDSRPPFGLDCFNTLSKPSGSNPKLFNSLLLGSSPTQPKAEGSSLRDLLNSGPGKLSQGTGDGGVPFPSVFSTSSTSDKNKGGLPNILDHIIASVVETKKTEGRRVAGGPSEASETPVVPRREGVMGLSVLDPHTSHTWLCDGRLLCLQDPSNGNNWKIFRECWKQGQPVLVSGIHKRLKGGLWRPEAFSEEFGDQDVDLVNCRNCAIISDVKVREFWDGFQVISKRLKGVDGQPMVLKLKDWPPGEDFRDMMPTRFDDLMDNLPLPEYTKRDGRLNLASRLPNFFVRPDLGPKMYNAYGLISSEDRKVGTTNLHLDVSDAVNVMVYVGIPEDEGNHEKEVMTTIEEGDVDEMTKRRVYEAKEKPGALWHIYAAKDAEKIRELLRKVGEEQGQENPPDHDPIHDQSWYLDQNLRRRLYEEYGVQGWAIVQFLGDAVFIPAGAPHQVHNLYSCIKVAEDFVSPEHVKHCFRLTQEFRHLSTTHTNHEDKLQVKNIIYHAVKDAVGTLKAHEPKLARS is encoded by the exons aTGGGGGACTCTTTAGGTCTCATCGGGAAGCGACTGCTGCTGCTTCTCAATGATGGGGGATCCACGGGCGGAACTGAAATGGACCAGGCCTCTTGGCTGCGAGGAACAGTGCGGGCTGTCAGCGTTATTGGCTTGGCCAGTCCTGGGGTAGAGGTGAGCCCCGGAGagggaacaacaacaacagcagcatcgGGGCTGACG GTGTTTGTTGAATTTCAAGACTGCACCTGGAGACAGAGGTCATGGGTGAGGGTGTATGGTGACGAGGTCCGTGCTGTCTTGGTGGAGAGCACCATTGTGTGGGCGACGCACACTGATCCCTCTTCTGGAAGTGGTGCCACAATTGCCTGGCCAGCATTG GCATTCCAACCACTCGTAGACCGTGTAGGGTTGGGGTCTCTGGTTCCGGTGGAGTTCTTTGGGAACAGCAAAGCCTTGGAGTTTCTCCCTGATGGAAATTCACTGCAAATGTTTGAG ATTGAGAAAGATATCAGGCACTCTACTCTGAAAGATCAGCCCTCTGTACAGGCAGCCATATCCAGCTGGCACAGTGACTGTGAGCTTCAGGAGATACTGAGAAAAG GATCCTACACCATACAAGGGCGCAGGGTTCAGGTATATCAGCCTGAGTTCAATGAAGCCTGGGCAATCGGGCTTGTCTCTCAACAcgaccctctctcacacatcaTGGAAATCACCATGGACCAG GGTGGAGAAACGCAGGTGGTTGATCCCAGAGTGATGCACGTGATGCTTCTTGAGGAATATGAG AATCAGGGTGGGATTCCGGGCTGGTCGGGGAAGGAGAGCGATGGTGGAAAAGGTGAACGCCGAAGGAGGACGGCCTCCGAGGACGAAGAGGACGTCACCCTGAAAAGGTTCAAAAGTGCCAGGGAAGGAAGCGCTGATGGACAGAATGGGAGCGGCAGTGGAAAGGATGAGGGCATGCTTACTCGAGGAGGAGATGCGTTCGGAAGAATTGAGGCAAAGGAAGGGGTGGGTGGAGGAGGCGGGggcgatggaggaggaggaggactaaacagcatcagcagcacTTCTGAGGCACCTCTGCATCAGAATCAAGATCTTAATGACTCCTCCTCACTACAGGATCATGCTGACATACGCCTTCCCGTGAAAGAGAACGGCCGGGCACCGATGGTCCAGGAGCGCACTGTGTCTTCTGGAAGCTTGACGCCAGCTGCTTCAACCTCTACTCCTACCCCGCCACCCCTCAAGCCAGCACCCTCGCATTTCTCCAATACCTTCCCTCCTTTGGGACAAATGCCCAGTTTGGTGCCTGGCGCCCCTGCCCCCAAGTCTTCTGCCCCTTCTCCAGTTACAGACCGAGATGAGTCATACCCCAAAACTGCTGCGCTGGTCTCTCCTGGTCCAGTCACCATCAACTCTCCATCACAAACAAACGCACCCAGTGTGGCGCTCTCGCAGCCTTTCGGCCAGAAGCCCTCTGGCTGGACAACGCCAGCTTTAGGAGCAGCTGCAACGGAG aattCCAAGACACCTGCCCTTACTCCTTCAGGGTTCCGTGCCCCTCAGTCCAAGCAGCAGCCTAGCTCTGTGTTTGGAGAGCTGGGTGCCCAGACTAATGGATCTACCCAAGAGAACCGGCCTTTTGGATTCTCCTTCGCTGGCCAGCAGGAGCAAAAGCAACCGGACTCGGACCCGTCTCAGAACTTATTCTTTCAGTGCATGGCGCAGACCAAGGCTCCGAGCCCCAGTCAGGCCCAGAGTCAGTCGAAGGACACCAATTACTTCACTGCCATCTCGGAGAGCTTGAACAAGGAGCCCCCGAGTTTGTTCAAACCCTCTGCTTCCTCAGACGCCTCCAAAAAACCTGTCTTAAGTTCTCCAGCCCAAGGACTTTTTGGGTCAACTCCGCTCAAAGAGCAACCGAAAGCTTCTGAAGCCCAACCAGCTGGCAACGGTGTGGTACCTACAAAGACTTTTGGCACAGGCACAGACAACATGCCTAAACACACGCCTGCCTTCTCTGGAGGCATTGGGAGCGCTACGCCCTTTGGCACTGGGAGTCTTCAGAATATAGGAGGACTTGGTAACCCGAGTTCCAGTGGACTTGCAAGCAGCAATAGTGGGATCAGGAGCGGTAACGGTAATAACGTAGTTGGCGGATTGGGCTTGCTCACCGGCAGCAAGTCCTCGGACACTGCCCATCAGAACCTTTTCCTGCAGTCGTCCGGCGAGTCCACCAATCCTTTCCTCGCGTGCGGAGGCTTCCCTCACGCCTCCTTCAGTGGGGGGACGACACTCCAACAGCAGCCCCCTGCAGTTTCTGCGTCTACCCCCTCGTCCACCCTCACAGCCCTGCCCCCAGCCACTTCTGGGGTGGTGGCAGCTGGAGAGGAGGGCAAGTCCAACCTTTTCACCATGGCCGAGCCCCCCAAGGGCATCCTACCCTCCCCGTTTGGGGCAGCCAATTCGTCCTCCGCTTCGGTCCCCGCCAACACCTTCACCCAAATGCCTAAATGTACAACGAACGCACAACAGGTGGCTAAACCCGCCAAGGAAGGCGCAGAGGCAGGTTCTGGGATGCTTGGTGGCTCAAGCGAAGGGATGTTCGGCAGCGACAAATCGAAGACCACATCTAGCTTCCCTCCGTTTGGGGCTGCTAGGGCTAACGACGCAACGGCGTTGCCTTTCGAGCAGTCGGCACAGCAGAAGTTCACTCTGGAGGAACGGGGTCAGTCCTCCAAGCGCGACTCGGACTCGAGCACCAACAGCGACCTGTCGGACCTGAGCGAGACGGAGGAGGCTCCTGGCCAGACCCCAAAGCAGGGTCCTCAGGGTCCCACGGATGAGAGTGCTCTGCTAATGCAGAAGAACAAGAGCCAAGTGGCGGTCAAGGGCAGGCCTCGCAACAAGCCTTTCAAAG TGGGCCAGTCGGTGCTGAAGGACATGACGAAGCTGCGTCGCCTGAAACAGTCGGGCGAGGCCTTCCTGCAGGACGGCTCCTGCATCAATGTCGCCCCCCACCTGCACAAGTGCCGCGAGTGCCGCCTGGAGCGCTACAGGAAGTCCCGGGAGCAGGAGTCGGACGATGACGATCCGAACGTGGCCTGCCGTTTCTTTCACTTCCGCAG GCTAGCCTTCACAAAGAAAGGCGTCTTGCGAGTGGAGGGCTTCCTCAGCCCTCAGCACAGTGACAACATGGCCATGGGTCTGTGGCTGCCATCAGCAGCAGTGAAAGAGGGCCTGGACCTGGACACCTCCAAGTACATCCTGGCCAATGTCGGAGACCAGTTCTGCCAGCTGGTCATGTCGGAGAAGGAAGcaatgatgatggtggagcCGCATC AGAAAGTGGCGTGGAAGAGAGCAGTgcgaggagtgagagagatgtgtgacGTGTGCGAGACGACCCTCTTCAACATCCACTGGGTATGCCGCAAATGTGGCTTCGGTGTTTGCCTTGACTGTTACCGAATGCGGAAGAATCGCCCACCTGAAG aagaCGTTGACAGCCCTGAAGATGAGGTGTTTGCGTGGTTAAAGTGTGCAAAGGGGCAGCCCCACGAACCACAGAACCTCATGCCCACACAGATCATCCCAGGCACAG cttTGTACAACATTGGGGACATGGTCCACTCAGCGCGAGGGAAGTGGGGAATTAAAGCGAACTGCCCCTGCACCAATCGGCACACTAAGCCTTTAGTACGTCCCAGTGCCCCAAATGGTCTTTCACAG actGGTTCAACGCCCGCTACAGGTAACGGGACGGCCACCACACCTCGACCAGAGGGTGGAGAATCAACGGCGTCAACGCCAACGCCGGCATCCATCAAAATAGAGCCCGGTACAGAGGGTGGGGGCACGGAAGGCGCAGGGGACCCCAGCAgtagcaacagcaacagcaccgCCCTGACGACCGGGACCAAGGAGACCGCTCCCGGCAACCCCTCGTCCGCACTCCACTGGTTGGCCGACCTCGCCACACAGAAGGCCAAAGAAGAGACGAAAG attccagctcgctGCGCTCGATGATGGGGCGTGACTCACGGCCGCCCTTCGGCCTGGACTGCTTCAACACCCTGTCCAAGCCCTCGGGCTCCAACCCCAAGCTCTTCAACAGCCTGCTGCTTGGCTCCAGTCCCACCCAGCCCAAGGCGGAGGGCTCCAGCCTCCGAGACCTGCTCAACTCCGGCCCTGGCAAGCTCTCACAGGGCACGGGCGATGGCGGGGTGCCCTTCCCCTCCgtcttctccacctcctccacg AGTGATAAAAATAAGGGTGGCCTTCCCAACATTCTGGACCACATCATCGCCTCGGTGGTGGAGACCAAGAAGACCGAGGGCCGGCGGGTGGCCGGAGGGCCGTCCGAGGCCAGTGAGACTCCCGTGGTGCCGCGGAGGGAGGGGGTGATGGGCCTGAGCGTGCTGGACCCCCACACCTCCCACACGTGGCTGTGTGATGGACGCCTGCTCTGCCTGCAGGACCCCAGCAACGGCAACAACTGGAAGATCTTCCGCGAGTGCTGGAAACAAGGCCAG CCGGTGCTGGTGTCCGGGATCCACAAGAGGCTGAAGGGTGGCCTGTGGCGCCCAGAGGCGTTCAGCGAGGAGTTTGGCGACCAGGATGTCGACCTGGTCAACTGCCGGAACTGCGCCATCATCTCCGATGTCAAGGTCCGGGAATTCTGGGATGGCTTCCAAGTGATCTCCA agCGATTGAAAGGGGTAGACGGGCAGCCCATGGTGCTGAAATTGAAAGATTGGCCCCCGGGGGAGGACTTCAGGGACATGATGCCCACAAG gTTTGATGACCTGATGGACAACCTTCCCCTCCCAGAGTACACAAAGAGAGACGGGAGACTCAATCTGGCTTCACGGCTTCCCAATTTCTTTGTGCGGCCTGATTTGGGGCCCAAGATGTACAATGCCTATG GTCTGATCTCGTCGGAGGACAGAAAGGTGGGCACCACCAATCTGCATCTCGATGTGTCTGATGCAGTAAACGTGATGGTGTACGTGGGCATCCCTGAAGATGAGGGGAATCATGAGAAAG AGGTAATGACCACAATTGAGGAGGGTGATGTGGACGAGATGACCAAGAGGCGAGTGTACGAGGCCAAGGAGAAGCCTGGCGCCCTCTGGCACATCTACGCCGCTAAGGATGCGGAGAAGATTCGCGAGCTCCTACGAAAG GTGGGAGAGGAGCAAGGCCAGGAGAATCCTCCAGACCATGACCCTATCCACGACCAGAGCTGGTACCTGGATCAGAACCTACGCCGCAGGCTCTATGAAGAGTATGGGGTCCAAGGCTGGGCCATTGTTCAATTCTTAGGAGACGCTGTCTTCATCCCAGCTGGGGCGCCACATCAG GTGCACAATCTGTACAGTTGTATAAAGGTGGCGGAGGACTTTGTGTCGCCGGAGCATGTGAAACACTGCTTCAGGCTAACGCAGGAGTTCCGCCACttgtccaccacacacaccaaccacgaGGACAAGCTACAG GTGAAGAACATCATCTACCATGCTGTGAAGGATGCTGTGGGAACACTGAAAGCCCATGAACCCAAGCTGGCGCGGTCATAG